One genomic region from Chthoniobacterales bacterium encodes:
- the dltA gene encoding D-alanine--poly(phosphoribitol) ligase subunit DltA produces the protein MRTLQVVANIAGEDPQRIFHVSGERTSTYGELARRSDAVAALVSREGGPRQRPVAVIGHKEPEMIQAFLGCLKAGHPYVPIESSMPQGRIEAILGNLPQPLVLTPERVASLSDERVECEMVGNEEIAYVIFTSGSTGEPKGVPIQARSLEFFTDWIETEQKLGENEVFLNQAPFCFDLSVMDLFPCLRCGGKLVSVTKALLTDLTALSALLTNHGLTTWVSTPSFARLCAGNPEFHGQNLMELRRFLFCGETLPPAVAATLLERFPAAQVWNTYGPTEATVATSSVLITPDWIATGELPVGEPTPGCRIRILNDELHDVATGERGQIVISGPNVSPGYLNPRPNEQPFREIDGVWSYCTGDWGHFDGTQLYFDGRMDSQIKLNGYRIELGDLEANLRSLEQVRDAVVLTNLEDGTVTSLTACIIYSGESASPTERILTLRGALRKKLPDYMLPRNFRFFDEFPMTINGKVDRRKLAELT, from the coding sequence ATGAGAACACTCCAAGTCGTTGCTAACATCGCCGGCGAAGACCCGCAGCGCATCTTTCATGTCAGTGGCGAACGCACCTCGACCTACGGCGAACTCGCCCGCCGTTCCGACGCCGTGGCCGCACTCGTCTCCCGTGAAGGCGGGCCCCGGCAACGCCCGGTGGCCGTGATCGGGCACAAGGAGCCGGAGATGATTCAGGCTTTTCTCGGCTGCCTCAAAGCCGGGCATCCCTACGTTCCCATCGAATCGTCCATGCCGCAGGGCCGCATCGAGGCGATTCTGGGGAACCTCCCGCAACCGCTAGTACTAACGCCCGAGCGAGTTGCATCGTTATCGGACGAGCGCGTGGAATGCGAGATGGTTGGAAACGAGGAAATCGCGTATGTGATTTTCACCTCCGGCAGCACGGGCGAACCCAAGGGCGTGCCGATTCAGGCTCGCAGTCTGGAGTTTTTCACCGACTGGATCGAGACCGAACAAAAGCTGGGAGAGAACGAGGTTTTTCTCAATCAAGCTCCCTTCTGCTTCGACTTGTCGGTGATGGATTTATTTCCCTGTCTGCGCTGCGGCGGAAAGCTGGTGAGTGTGACCAAAGCCCTGCTCACCGACTTGACGGCGCTCTCCGCGCTGCTGACTAACCATGGACTCACCACGTGGGTTTCCACGCCGTCTTTTGCGCGTTTGTGCGCGGGAAATCCAGAGTTCCATGGCCAGAATCTGATGGAACTCCGCCGTTTTCTTTTCTGCGGCGAGACGCTTCCGCCAGCCGTTGCGGCGACTTTGCTGGAGCGTTTTCCCGCGGCGCAAGTCTGGAACACCTACGGCCCGACCGAGGCGACAGTGGCGACGAGTTCGGTTCTTATCACGCCCGATTGGATCGCGACGGGCGAGCTTCCCGTCGGCGAGCCGACTCCAGGCTGCCGCATCCGTATTTTGAATGACGAGCTGCACGACGTTGCGACGGGTGAGCGGGGTCAGATTGTTATCTCCGGTCCGAATGTTAGTCCGGGCTACTTAAACCCGCGTCCGAACGAGCAACCCTTCCGCGAGATCGACGGCGTGTGGTCGTATTGCACCGGCGACTGGGGTCATTTCGATGGAACTCAACTCTACTTCGACGGACGCATGGATTCGCAGATCAAGCTGAATGGCTATCGCATCGAACTCGGCGACTTGGAGGCGAATCTACGTTCACTGGAGCAGGTGCGCGACGCCGTGGTCCTAACCAATCTGGAGGATGGCACAGTGACTTCGCTGACGGCCTGCATCATTTACAGCGGCGAATCCGCCAGCCCGACGGAGCGCATTCTAACCTTGCGCGGCGCGTTGAGAAAGAAGCTGCCCGACTACATGCTGCCGCGCAACTTCCGCTTCTTCGACGAGTTTCCCATGACGATCAATGGCAAAGTGGACCGGCGGAAGCTGGCGGAGCTAACATGA
- a CDS encoding D-alanyl-lipoteichoic acid biosynthesis protein DltD has protein sequence MKYPHLLAAAVAVLLVIAIVAMVTHEAREYEAENERSTAQLFFPQKITGSALQRLAFKMGHYLPIYGSSELGSYELQKRVQTKPGDFFINAPTGFKAYPVGRGGTTPLVMLQELAAAGPQVRGHKVVIVLSPNWFAGPLNVSNYEGNATLLHTGSLLFGRFSPELKHDAARRLAQFPAPLEKSELLKTATAFAASDVRWQRDLSRLLNPMGRGWLFSLQVMDNFETVRRMLDPTRHLAKVQPEQRRVVNWPEEIMNAESVSDVEASWVGHDPESGEPVVNPHPSAPLKMRKKPGTVQFESSEVWGDYDLLLRTLHELGAKALVLSVPMDGPIEDKNNVPFARRDVYYQRVRQMAAKYGYPARTFEEHEYDGNFLIEHVSHLTDKGWLFFDQVIDAFYHDKS, from the coding sequence TTGAAATATCCGCATCTGCTCGCGGCAGCCGTGGCCGTTTTGCTCGTCATCGCCATCGTGGCCATGGTCACGCACGAGGCTCGTGAGTATGAGGCGGAGAACGAGCGGAGTACGGCGCAGCTGTTTTTCCCGCAGAAGATCACGGGCAGCGCACTCCAGCGGCTGGCGTTTAAGATGGGGCATTACCTGCCGATCTACGGCAGCTCGGAGCTGGGTTCGTATGAATTGCAGAAGCGGGTGCAGACGAAGCCGGGAGATTTTTTCATCAACGCCCCGACCGGGTTTAAGGCCTATCCCGTCGGTCGCGGGGGAACGACGCCGCTGGTCATGCTCCAGGAACTCGCCGCCGCCGGTCCCCAAGTGCGCGGGCACAAGGTCGTGATCGTGCTCTCGCCCAATTGGTTTGCCGGCCCGCTCAATGTTAGCAACTACGAGGGCAACGCCACGCTGCTGCACACGGGCAGCCTGCTTTTCGGGCGGTTCAGCCCCGAGTTAAAGCATGATGCGGCTCGGCGGCTGGCGCAGTTTCCCGCTCCGCTGGAGAAATCTGAACTGCTGAAAACAGCGACTGCCTTCGCCGCCAGTGACGTCCGCTGGCAGAGGGATTTATCGCGCCTGCTGAATCCGATGGGACGCGGATGGCTGTTTTCGTTGCAGGTGATGGATAACTTTGAAACGGTCCGCCGGATGCTGGATCCGACCCGGCATCTCGCCAAGGTGCAGCCCGAGCAGCGCCGGGTGGTGAATTGGCCCGAGGAGATAATGAATGCGGAGTCCGTGTCCGACGTCGAGGCCTCCTGGGTCGGCCACGACCCGGAAAGCGGCGAGCCCGTTGTGAACCCTCATCCGTCCGCTCCGCTGAAGATGCGGAAGAAACCGGGCACGGTGCAGTTTGAGTCGAGCGAAGTCTGGGGCGACTACGATTTGCTCCTCCGCACGCTGCACGAGCTGGGCGCGAAAGCGCTAGTACTAAGCGTTCCCATGGACGGCCCGATCGAGGATAAAAACAACGTCCCGTTTGCCCGGCGCGACGTCTATTACCAGCGGGTGCGGCAGATGGCGGCGAAATACGGCTACCCGGCGCGCACCTTCGAGGAGCACGAATACGACGGCAATTTCCTCATCGAGCACGTCTCGCATCTCACCGACAAAGGCTGGCTCTTTTTCGACCAGGTCATCGACGCTTTCTACCATGACAAATCCTAA
- the dltC gene encoding D-alanine--poly(phosphoribitol) ligase subunit DltC, with amino-acid sequence MPHSSDAFRGEVLTILSDLTGLPDLQNFLDLNLFDEGLLDSLTLVRLLVELSSHFHINLTPADVVREEWSTPRGILQSVESHLPA; translated from the coding sequence ATGCCGCACTCTTCCGACGCCTTTCGGGGCGAAGTCCTGACGATTCTTTCCGACCTCACGGGCCTGCCCGACTTGCAGAATTTCCTCGATTTGAACCTCTTCGACGAGGGCTTGCTCGATTCGCTCACCCTCGTCCGCCTGCTCGTCGAGCTCTCCAGTCACTTCCATATCAATCTGACTCCCGCCGACGTGGTGCGCGAGGAATGGTCCACCCCGCGCGGGATTTTGCAGTCGGTCGAGTCGCATTTGCCCGCTTGA
- a CDS encoding cation diffusion facilitator family transporter: MPHTHDHDGHGHSHTPPSNNKAFAIGVTLNLGFVIAEVVYGLSAHSLALLSDAGHNLSDVFGLLIAWGAIHISQSLPTKHRTYGLRRSSILAALTNAIVLLIAVGGIAWEAIGRFFHPEAVAGHTVMWVAAVGVVINTATALLFMAGRKNDLNIRGAFLHMAADAGVSLAVVLIGFAIHATGWLWLDPAVSLLIVVVIVWGTWGLLRDSANLAMDAVPPGIDPHAVEAYLVALPGVRSIHDLHIWGMSTTETALTAHFVMPEPPAGDRFLHDLCHELHEHFDIGHATLQIEHGDEGIVCHLAPAHVV; this comes from the coding sequence ATGCCACACACCCACGACCACGATGGCCACGGCCATTCGCACACACCACCGAGTAACAACAAAGCCTTCGCCATCGGCGTCACCCTCAACCTCGGCTTCGTCATCGCCGAAGTCGTCTATGGCCTGTCCGCCCACTCGCTCGCCCTCCTCTCCGACGCCGGGCACAACCTGAGCGACGTCTTTGGCCTGCTCATCGCCTGGGGCGCCATCCACATTAGCCAATCCCTGCCCACGAAACACCGCACCTACGGCCTGCGCCGTTCCTCCATTCTGGCTGCTTTGACCAACGCCATCGTGCTCCTCATCGCCGTCGGCGGCATCGCTTGGGAAGCCATCGGGCGCTTCTTCCACCCCGAAGCCGTCGCCGGCCACACCGTCATGTGGGTCGCTGCCGTGGGCGTCGTCATCAACACCGCCACCGCCCTCCTCTTCATGGCCGGGCGGAAGAACGACCTCAATATCCGGGGCGCCTTTCTGCACATGGCCGCCGACGCCGGAGTGTCGCTCGCCGTCGTGCTCATCGGGTTTGCCATCCACGCCACCGGCTGGCTCTGGCTCGATCCGGCCGTCAGCCTCCTCATCGTCGTCGTCATCGTCTGGGGCACTTGGGGATTGTTGCGCGACTCGGCCAATCTCGCCATGGACGCCGTTCCGCCCGGCATCGACCCGCACGCCGTGGAGGCTTATCTCGTCGCGCTGCCCGGCGTTCGGTCCATTCACGATCTGCACATCTGGGGAATGAGCACCACCGAGACCGCGCTCACTGCACACTTCGTCATGCCCGAGCCGCCTGCGGGCGACCGATTTCTGCACGACCTCTGCCACGAGTTGCACGAACACTTCGACATCGGCCACGCCACCCTCCAGATCGAGCACGGCGACGAGGGCATCGTCTGTCACCTGGCCCCAGCCCACGTCGTCTAG
- a CDS encoding TonB-dependent receptor has protein sequence MLSLLTSRTLRHALALAFFIPSIVHSQETPATLSEMEVTSQLDAARNDIDASLGATTYQISRTRLDTQSQGEDAPFNQTILRLPGVAQDSYGQLHLRGEHANLQYRIDGVLLPEGISGFGQELDTRFVDSLALITGALPAQFGYRTAGVISITTKSGAALSGGSLSLYGGSHETVQPSLSLGGKTGALEYFFTGSLLHNDLGIENPTGSTRAIHDDTDQGKAFGYLSYVIDPESRLSLLLSASDAHFQIPNNPGQSPAFALDGVSHFDSARLDENQREKNDYAILSYQKTSGRLDYQLSLFTRYSGVAFSPDVAGDLIFNGVASRVDRSIFSNGLQWDGNFTLNDQHTLRGGFIYTAETARFRTTTSVFPVDAVGNQSGTTPIAIADNGHKNGFLYGIYLQDEWHPLNHLTINAGGRFDVVNAYTNENQLSPRLNFVYEATPETTLHLGYARYFTPPPLELVQSGSIAKFAGTSNASEIQTSTPVSSERADYFDAGVTQKLAPGLQVGLDGYYKHAHSQLDEGQFGSALIFSPFNYREGEIYGAELTANYEQGNLSAYANLAWGRATGKTITSGQFQFGPDEIDYISQHSVFLDHDQRVTASCGASYLWRETRFSADFLYGSGLRSGFANSDNLSANATVNLGIEHTWKLGGKNTIKARLDVVNLLDESYELRDGSGIGVGAPQFGPRRGFFGGITWEF, from the coding sequence ATGTTATCTCTACTCACTTCACGCACGCTTCGCCATGCCCTCGCGCTGGCTTTCTTCATCCCGTCCATCGTTCACTCGCAGGAGACTCCTGCGACTTTGAGCGAAATGGAAGTCACCAGCCAGCTCGATGCCGCCCGCAACGACATCGATGCCAGTCTCGGTGCCACCACCTACCAGATCAGTCGCACCCGGCTGGACACTCAATCCCAAGGGGAGGATGCTCCCTTTAACCAAACCATCCTGCGGCTGCCCGGTGTGGCGCAGGATTCCTACGGCCAGCTCCATCTCCGGGGCGAGCATGCGAATCTGCAATACCGCATCGATGGCGTGCTGTTGCCCGAGGGCATCAGCGGCTTCGGGCAGGAGCTGGACACGCGTTTTGTGGACAGTCTGGCCCTGATTACAGGAGCGCTCCCGGCGCAATTTGGCTATCGCACGGCGGGCGTCATCTCCATCACGACGAAGAGCGGGGCCGCGCTCAGTGGCGGGTCGTTGTCGCTCTATGGGGGAAGTCACGAGACGGTGCAGCCGAGCCTGTCGCTGGGTGGAAAAACCGGGGCGCTGGAGTATTTCTTCACCGGCAGCTTGTTGCACAACGATCTCGGCATCGAGAATCCCACGGGCAGCACGCGGGCCATCCACGACGACACCGACCAGGGGAAGGCTTTCGGTTATCTCTCCTACGTGATCGATCCGGAGAGTCGGCTGAGCCTGCTGCTGAGTGCATCGGACGCGCATTTCCAGATTCCGAATAATCCGGGGCAATCGCCCGCCTTCGCGCTGGATGGAGTCAGTCATTTCGACTCCGCGCGGCTGGATGAAAACCAGCGGGAAAAAAACGATTACGCCATCCTCAGCTACCAGAAAACGTCGGGTCGGCTCGACTATCAGCTCTCGCTCTTTACCCGATACAGCGGGGTCGCTTTCTCGCCGGATGTGGCGGGGGATTTGATCTTCAATGGCGTGGCGAGCAGGGTGGATCGGTCGATTTTTTCAAACGGGTTGCAGTGGGATGGAAATTTCACGTTGAACGACCAGCACACCCTGCGTGGTGGATTCATTTACACGGCTGAGACGGCCCGTTTCCGCACGACGACCTCCGTTTTCCCCGTGGATGCGGTGGGCAACCAAAGCGGAACGACGCCGATCGCCATCGCGGATAACGGCCACAAAAACGGCTTCCTCTACGGCATTTATCTGCAAGACGAATGGCATCCGCTAAACCATCTAACGATCAATGCCGGGGGCCGCTTCGACGTGGTGAATGCCTACACGAATGAAAACCAACTCAGCCCGCGCCTGAACTTTGTCTATGAGGCGACGCCGGAGACGACGTTGCACCTCGGCTATGCCCGCTACTTCACACCGCCGCCGCTGGAGCTGGTGCAATCGGGCAGCATCGCGAAGTTTGCCGGGACCAGCAATGCCTCGGAGATCCAGACCAGCACGCCGGTGAGCTCCGAGCGGGCGGATTACTTCGATGCCGGGGTGACGCAGAAACTCGCGCCGGGGCTGCAAGTCGGGCTCGATGGCTATTACAAACACGCCCACAGCCAGCTCGACGAGGGGCAGTTTGGCTCGGCGTTGATCTTCTCGCCGTTTAACTATCGCGAGGGCGAAATCTATGGTGCCGAGCTAACGGCGAACTACGAGCAGGGAAATCTCTCCGCCTACGCCAATCTCGCCTGGGGCCGGGCCACCGGGAAAACGATCACGTCGGGTCAATTTCAATTTGGCCCGGATGAAATCGATTACATTAGCCAGCACTCGGTGTTTCTCGATCACGACCAGCGCGTCACCGCCTCGTGCGGAGCGTCCTATCTCTGGCGCGAAACGCGGTTCTCGGCGGATTTCCTTTACGGCAGTGGACTGCGGAGTGGCTTTGCCAATTCGGACAACTTGTCCGCCAACGCTACTGTCAATCTCGGCATCGAGCATACCTGGAAACTGGGTGGCAAAAACACCATCAAAGCCCGCCTCGATGTGGTAAACCTGCTCGATGAGAGCTACGAGCTGCGCGACGGCTCGGGCATCGGCGTAGGCGCTCCGCAGTTTGGCCCGCGCAGGGGATTCTTCGGCGGCATCACCTGGGAATTCTAA
- a CDS encoding ClcB-like voltage-gated chloride channel protein, translated as MNVSEIPPAQAGDLRRLKLWAWFSELVRPNELQVNLFWAGIIGFLGAVLSVGFRQLTQVVHWLFTRSDGGYVETFAHLIWWQRLLVPALGGLLAGLALYFGTRLKAGKTSADYMEAIVLGDGVLSFRQSLVKCLSALLSIASGASIGREGPIVQLAAMSGSLVGRLRSMSAVRLRLLVACGAAAGIASAYNAPIAGALFVSEIVLRSMSMESFGPLVFSSVIATLTVRQFLGGNPLYEIAIPAVRLNSNWEMLLYLLLGLLAGLVAPLFLWSLRSGERLFARVPIPGFLRLALGGFTVGLLAIWHPEVCGNGYSVVNHILHGGYLWPALLAILLCKWLATATSFGSGAVGGVFTPTLFVGAGGGYLFAIAAQSFWPGAPLVPNAFTLVGMGALLAGTTHAPIMAIIMLFELTLDYQIILPLMLACVVAHYVSLAFEPKSIYAESLRRKGAGQFQLDALRVESLMNRTVPSVSETAAFGDIVQHFLGSRYNYLYVLDGAGAFRGAISLHDIKNYLNDPHLSQIVIADDLVVEPFPRLHPESGLSEALNAFASHDGDRLPVVETGAAQRLLGSISKNDVLLALAEQTRQDGSPHASSQ; from the coding sequence GTGAATGTCTCTGAAATCCCTCCGGCTCAGGCGGGTGATCTGCGGCGGCTCAAGCTCTGGGCTTGGTTTTCCGAGCTGGTGCGGCCGAATGAGTTGCAGGTCAACCTCTTCTGGGCGGGGATCATTGGCTTTCTGGGGGCGGTGCTCTCGGTGGGGTTTCGTCAGCTCACGCAGGTGGTGCATTGGCTCTTTACCCGCAGCGACGGCGGCTATGTGGAGACGTTTGCGCATCTTATCTGGTGGCAGCGGCTGCTGGTGCCCGCGCTCGGGGGCCTCCTCGCGGGGCTGGCGCTCTACTTCGGCACGCGGCTGAAGGCGGGCAAGACGAGTGCGGATTACATGGAGGCCATCGTGCTCGGAGACGGCGTGCTGTCGTTTCGGCAGAGCCTGGTGAAATGTCTCTCGGCGCTGCTTTCCATCGCCAGCGGGGCTTCGATCGGACGCGAGGGGCCAATTGTGCAACTCGCGGCCATGTCGGGCTCGCTGGTGGGGCGGTTGCGCTCCATGTCGGCGGTGCGGTTGCGCCTGCTCGTGGCCTGCGGGGCGGCGGCGGGCATTGCCTCGGCTTACAATGCGCCCATCGCCGGGGCGCTCTTCGTTTCGGAGATCGTCCTGCGCTCAATGTCGATGGAAAGTTTCGGGCCGCTGGTGTTTTCATCGGTCATCGCGACGCTCACGGTCCGGCAATTTCTCGGGGGCAATCCGCTTTACGAGATCGCGATCCCCGCAGTGCGCTTAAACTCGAATTGGGAAATGCTCCTGTATCTGCTGCTCGGGTTGCTGGCGGGTCTCGTGGCGCCGCTCTTTCTCTGGTCGCTGCGCAGTGGCGAACGGCTGTTTGCCCGGGTGCCGATCCCCGGGTTTCTGCGGCTGGCTTTGGGCGGATTCACCGTCGGTCTGCTCGCCATCTGGCATCCCGAGGTTTGTGGAAATGGCTACAGCGTGGTGAATCACATCCTGCACGGCGGCTATCTCTGGCCCGCGCTGCTGGCGATCCTCCTCTGCAAATGGCTGGCCACGGCGACGTCGTTCGGCTCGGGGGCGGTGGGCGGTGTCTTTACGCCCACGCTCTTCGTGGGGGCGGGCGGCGGCTATTTGTTTGCCATCGCGGCCCAGAGCTTCTGGCCTGGAGCGCCGCTGGTGCCCAATGCGTTTACCCTCGTCGGCATGGGCGCGCTGCTCGCTGGAACGACCCACGCGCCGATCATGGCGATCATCATGCTGTTCGAGCTGACGCTGGATTATCAGATCATTCTCCCGCTCATGCTGGCCTGCGTGGTGGCGCATTACGTCAGCCTGGCCTTCGAGCCGAAGTCGATCTATGCCGAGTCGCTCCGGCGCAAAGGCGCGGGCCAGTTTCAGCTCGATGCGCTCCGGGTGGAGTCGCTCATGAATCGCACGGTGCCGAGTGTGTCGGAGACGGCTGCCTTCGGCGACATCGTCCAGCATTTCCTCGGGAGCCGTTACAATTACCTCTACGTCCTCGATGGGGCCGGGGCCTTTCGCGGGGCGATCTCCCTGCACGACATCAAGAACTACCTGAACGACCCGCACCTCTCGCAGATCGTGATTGCCGACGATCTGGTCGTGGAACCGTTTCCGAGATTGCACCCGGAGTCGGGTCTGTCGGAGGCGTTGAATGCGTTTGCCTCGCACGACGGCGACCGGCTGCCCGTGGTGGAAACCGGGGCCGCGCAGCGTCTGCTCGGGAGTATTTCCAAAAACGATGTCCTCCTCGCGCTGGCCGAGCAAACGCGGCAGGATGGCAGTCCGCACGCTTCATCCCAATGA